A region from the Longimicrobiales bacterium genome encodes:
- the ftsE gene encoding cell division ATP-binding protein FtsE yields MIRLDNVTKDYPRNAGALNGVTFELRKGEFCFLTGHSGAGKSTILKLIHMVERPTAGEVRVSGYSSTSIRSRDIAMLRRKIGYVFQDFRLLQDRTAAENVAFALEVTGARPTVIRSKVGRLLAHVGLAAKAEKLPMELSGGEQQRVVIARALAHDPLVLLADEPTGNLDERATDGIFDMFRSINAAGTAILFATHNLDLVRRNPSIRLVELAHGEIIHDSAREHGADVRTS; encoded by the coding sequence ATGATCCGACTGGACAACGTCACGAAGGACTATCCGCGCAACGCCGGCGCATTGAACGGTGTGACGTTCGAGCTGCGCAAGGGGGAGTTCTGCTTCCTGACGGGCCACAGCGGCGCGGGCAAGTCCACGATCCTGAAGCTGATTCACATGGTGGAGCGGCCCACGGCGGGTGAGGTCCGCGTGAGCGGCTACTCGTCCACCAGCATCCGCAGCCGCGATATCGCGATGCTGCGTCGCAAGATCGGCTACGTCTTCCAGGACTTCCGCCTGCTGCAGGATCGCACGGCCGCGGAGAACGTCGCGTTCGCCCTCGAGGTTACCGGTGCGCGCCCGACCGTTATCCGCTCGAAGGTGGGGCGGCTGCTCGCTCACGTCGGCCTCGCCGCGAAAGCCGAGAAGCTCCCCATGGAGCTGTCCGGCGGCGAGCAGCAGCGGGTCGTGATCGCCCGCGCACTCGCGCATGATCCACTCGTGCTGCTGGCCGACGAGCCGACGGGCAACCTGGATGAGCGCGCGACCGACGGCATCTTCGACATGTTCCGCTCGATCAACGCCGCCGGCACCGCCATCCTGTTCGCGACACACAATCTCGATCTGGTGCGCCGCAACCCGTCGATCAGGCTCGTCGAGCTGGCGCACGGAGAGATCATTCATGATTCGGCGCGGGAGCACGGAGCAGATGTACGCACTTCGTGA
- a CDS encoding permease-like cell division protein FtsX produces the protein MIRRGSTEQMYALREAATAFRRAPVLTGLSAAMIALSLFVIGLFGLAAHNVRQAIQDVESRVEVVAYLRDDAAPASIQAAQQDIERFREVSAVRFISREEALAVARRELDELSNIFGSLESNPLPASLEVSLIQGEADESVIRSVASRIRDMPIVEEVQFGEDWVDKVYVLRRVAGLAMLTLGLGFAAVAALIIGAAIRMAVFARRDEIIIMRLVGATDAFIRRPFVIEGMITGLIGAVLAVLATWGVFRLLSNSVVQLTWIPGAWLVLGVAAGTVVGLFASMIAVRRHLGEIV, from the coding sequence ATGATTCGGCGCGGGAGCACGGAGCAGATGTACGCACTTCGTGAGGCCGCGACGGCGTTTCGCCGCGCCCCGGTCCTGACCGGTCTTTCAGCGGCCATGATCGCGCTGTCGCTTTTCGTCATCGGCCTGTTTGGTCTCGCGGCACACAATGTCCGACAGGCTATCCAGGATGTCGAGTCGCGTGTCGAAGTGGTCGCATACCTGCGGGATGACGCTGCGCCCGCATCCATTCAGGCGGCACAACAGGACATCGAACGGTTCCGTGAGGTGAGCGCGGTGCGGTTCATCTCGCGCGAGGAAGCGCTCGCCGTCGCGCGGCGCGAGCTGGACGAGCTGAGCAATATTTTCGGCTCGCTGGAGAGCAATCCGCTGCCCGCGTCGCTCGAGGTTTCGCTGATTCAGGGCGAGGCGGACGAGTCGGTCATCCGGTCGGTCGCAAGCCGTATACGCGACATGCCGATCGTGGAGGAAGTGCAGTTCGGTGAGGACTGGGTAGACAAGGTTTACGTGCTGCGCCGAGTGGCCGGCCTCGCCATGCTCACGCTCGGACTCGGCTTCGCGGCCGTTGCTGCACTCATCATCGGCGCGGCCATCCGCATGGCCGTGTTCGCACGTCGTGACGAGATCATCATCATGCGCCTCGTCGGTGCGACCGATGCGTTCATTCGCCGGCCGTTCGTCATCGAAGGCATGATCACGGGACTCATCGGCGCCGTGCTGGCCGTGCTGGCTACCTGGGGTGTGTTCCGCCTGCTGTCGAACTCCGTCGTACAGCTGACATGGATCCCCGGCGCGTGGCTGGTTCTGGGTGTGGCCGCCGGTACCGTGGTCGGCCTGTTCGCCAGCATGATCGCCGTGCGCCGGCACCTCGGCGAGATCGTATGA
- a CDS encoding peptidoglycan DD-metalloendopeptidase family protein, with amino-acid sequence MSISGVVRRASVLLAAGVLSLALPSGSAAQQNDIQRDLRESQLKLDSIQAERQRLQREMETLQNRVRDASRELVNIERQQEASRSALMELDFQAELLTESVERATREHNATRSRLAQRTNDLHARLRSIYKRGRMHSVQVILAAQSFSDLLNRYKYLNLMAIYDRMVVQEFTRLEQQLASQELEMRESLQRLEALRQEKSAEVAQLERAERQRQATLQQFRQQETRTASRLDELEREQQRLAGAIADLERRRREAEASSVTPNLPGSISTRDLGTLSWPVNGNVLYRFGPDRRPNGVVLKHQGIGIAAPAGTAVAAVESGVVEFAGPFPGYGPTVIISHGGGYRTLYLYLQTIEVEVNQVIRAGQGIGTVGGERTAEGAHIEFQVRVPIDGAIEPVDPLAWLRARAGTNIP; translated from the coding sequence ATGAGCATATCGGGTGTCGTGCGTCGGGCATCCGTGCTCCTGGCCGCGGGTGTGCTGTCGCTCGCACTTCCGTCCGGCAGTGCCGCCCAGCAGAACGACATCCAGCGCGACCTGCGCGAGAGCCAGCTCAAGCTGGATTCCATACAGGCAGAGCGGCAGCGACTGCAGCGCGAGATGGAAACGCTGCAGAACCGTGTACGTGACGCTTCGCGGGAGCTGGTGAACATCGAGCGCCAGCAGGAAGCATCGCGAAGTGCCCTCATGGAGCTCGATTTTCAGGCTGAGCTGTTGACGGAGAGCGTGGAGCGGGCCACGCGCGAACACAATGCGACGCGCAGCCGGCTCGCGCAGCGTACGAATGACCTGCACGCGCGTCTCCGCTCGATCTACAAACGCGGGCGTATGCATTCGGTTCAGGTAATTCTCGCGGCGCAGAGCTTCAGTGATCTGTTGAATCGCTACAAGTACCTGAACCTGATGGCCATCTACGACCGGATGGTCGTGCAGGAGTTCACGCGTCTCGAGCAGCAGCTGGCGAGCCAGGAGCTGGAGATGCGCGAATCGCTCCAGCGACTGGAGGCGCTGCGCCAGGAAAAGTCGGCGGAGGTCGCGCAGCTGGAACGCGCGGAGCGCCAGCGTCAGGCGACTCTGCAGCAGTTCCGGCAGCAGGAGACGAGGACGGCATCGCGCCTCGACGAGCTCGAACGGGAGCAGCAGCGGCTGGCCGGCGCGATCGCGGATCTCGAACGGCGGCGCCGGGAAGCGGAGGCCAGCAGCGTCACACCGAACCTGCCTGGCTCCATCTCGACGCGTGATCTCGGCACGCTGAGCTGGCCGGTAAACGGGAACGTGCTGTATCGCTTTGGCCCCGACCGGAGGCCGAACGGCGTCGTGCTCAAGCATCAGGGGATCGGGATCGCGGCGCCCGCCGGCACCGCCGTGGCGGCCGTGGAGAGCGGCGTGGTCGAGTTTGCCGGTCCGTTCCCCGGTTATGGACCGACCGTCATCATCAGCCATGGCGGCGGCTACCGCACGCTGTACCTCTACCTCCAGACTATCGAGGTCGAGGTCAATCAGGTGATCCGGGCCGGTCAGGGCATCGGAACGGTCGGCGGCGAGCGCACGGCGGAAGGTGCGCACATCGAATTTCAGGTACGTGTCCCGATTGATGGGGCCATCGAGCCCGTCGATCCCCTGGCGTGGCTCCGCGCCCGCGCCGGCACCAACATTCCATGA
- the moaC gene encoding cyclic pyranopterin monophosphate synthase MoaC produces the protein MSSDTEPQLTHLADDGRVRMVDVGAKAETERTAVAEGVLRMQPATLESLVEGRTPKGDPLAVAQIAGIQAAKRTADLIPLCHPLALTQVDVELETDPDIPGVRARATVRLRGRTGVEMEALTAVSVALLTAYDMLKAVDREMVIERVHVLSKEGGRSGSWRVGGVDDGRSSSE, from the coding sequence ATGAGCAGTGACACGGAGCCGCAGCTGACACACCTGGCGGACGACGGCCGGGTGCGGATGGTCGACGTCGGCGCAAAGGCCGAGACGGAGCGGACGGCCGTGGCTGAAGGTGTGCTGCGGATGCAGCCGGCGACGCTCGAGTCACTCGTAGAAGGTCGCACGCCCAAGGGTGATCCGCTCGCTGTCGCACAGATTGCGGGCATCCAGGCGGCCAAGCGGACGGCTGATCTGATTCCGCTCTGTCATCCGCTCGCGCTCACGCAGGTGGACGTGGAGCTGGAGACGGACCCGGATATCCCGGGGGTGCGTGCCCGCGCGACGGTGCGTCTGCGCGGACGCACCGGGGTGGAGATGGAAGCGCTGACTGCTGTCAGCGTCGCACTGCTCACCGCGTACGATATGTTGAAGGCCGTGGATCGCGAGATGGTGATCGAGCGTGTGCACGTCCTCTCGAAGGAGGGCGGACGCAGCGGCTCGTGGCGGGTCGGGGGTGTCGATGACGGGAGGTCGTCGAGTGAGTGA
- a CDS encoding lytic transglycosylase domain-containing protein: protein MSESRPERRVGDMQRHISPPPTDVPTGKTLEHEARPRTGRVAAWWRESRSVVVSIALAAVMFLLVAAAARGPQPGAAIDLLEAELRRTQSELSARQGELELARLELSRLSNIVSQSARHRIPADLAAAVYDIALSEGVDPVLAFSLIRVESGFTRRAVSSAGAVGYTQVMPSTAFWLQPGLGREDLFERDTNLRLGFRYLRMMIEQYEGDLHLALLAYNRGPGRVDEILRAGGDPSNGYSFNVRSGLPGSTLKALRLRGD from the coding sequence GTGAGTGAATCGCGACCGGAACGCAGAGTGGGCGACATGCAGCGGCACATCTCGCCGCCGCCCACCGACGTTCCGACCGGGAAGACGCTGGAACATGAGGCACGGCCCCGTACGGGTCGCGTCGCGGCGTGGTGGCGCGAGTCGCGCAGCGTCGTCGTTTCCATTGCCCTCGCCGCAGTGATGTTCCTGCTTGTCGCCGCCGCCGCACGGGGACCGCAGCCCGGCGCTGCGATCGACTTGCTGGAGGCGGAGCTGCGGCGGACGCAGAGCGAGCTCAGTGCCCGCCAGGGTGAACTCGAGCTGGCACGTCTGGAGCTGAGCCGACTCAGCAACATCGTCTCGCAGTCGGCAAGACATCGCATCCCTGCGGACCTCGCTGCCGCCGTGTACGACATCGCGCTGTCCGAAGGAGTGGACCCGGTGCTGGCATTCTCACTGATCCGCGTCGAGAGCGGTTTCACGCGGCGGGCAGTCTCCTCCGCGGGCGCGGTGGGATACACGCAGGTGATGCCGAGCACCGCGTTCTGGCTGCAGCCGGGACTCGGCCGCGAGGATCTATTCGAGCGCGATACGAACCTGCGACTCGGCTTCCGCTACCTGCGCATGATGATCGAGCAGTACGAAGGCGACCTGCATCTCGCACTGCTCGCATACAACCGGGGGCCGGGCCGTGTGGACGAGATCCTGCGCGCAGGCGGTGACCCGTCGAACGGGTACTCCTTCAACGTACGCAGCGGGCTTCCAGGCTCGACGCTGAAGGCGCTGCGTCTGCGCGGCGACTGA